A DNA window from Parabacteroides johnsonii DSM 18315 contains the following coding sequences:
- the rpmD gene encoding 50S ribosomal protein L30 — MATIKVKQTKSRIKCPKDQKRTLDALGLKKMNQVVEHEATPAILGMVEKVKHLVSVVK, encoded by the coding sequence ATGGCAACTATTAAAGTTAAGCAGACAAAAAGTAGAATTAAATGCCCGAAAGACCAAAAGAGAACTCTTGACGCACTGGGTCTGAAGAAAATGAACCAGGTAGTAGAACACGAAGCTACTCCGGCTATTCTGGGTATGGTTGAGAAAGTGAAACATTTGGTTTCAGTAGTAAAGTAA
- the rpsE gene encoding 30S ribosomal protein S5, with amino-acid sequence MAGVNNRVKSTNDIELKDRLVAINRVTKVTKGGRTFSFAAIVVVGNEDGIVGWGLGKAGEVTTAIAKGVEAAKKNLIKVPVHKGTIPHEQLAKFGGAQVLIKPASHGTGVKAGGAMRAVLESVGITDVLAKSKGSSNPHNLVKATIAALSELRSPMMVAQNRNVAVEKVFKG; translated from the coding sequence ATGGCAGGAGTTAATAATAGAGTTAAGTCGACCAACGACATAGAGTTGAAGGACCGTTTGGTTGCAATCAATCGCGTAACTAAAGTAACCAAAGGTGGACGTACATTCAGTTTTGCTGCTATTGTTGTAGTAGGAAACGAAGACGGTATCGTTGGCTGGGGCTTAGGTAAAGCCGGTGAAGTAACGACAGCTATTGCTAAAGGTGTTGAAGCTGCAAAGAAAAACCTGATCAAGGTTCCTGTTCACAAAGGTACTATTCCTCACGAACAGTTGGCTAAGTTCGGGGGTGCCCAGGTACTGATCAAGCCGGCATCTCACGGTACCGGAGTTAAGGCTGGTGGTGCTATGCGTGCCGTATTGGAAAGTGTTGGTATCACAGACGTTTTGGCTAAATCAAAAGGTTCTTCTAACCCTCACAACTTGGTAAAGGCTACTATCGCTGCACTGAGTGAGTTAAGAAGCCCGATGATGGTTGCTCAGAACAGAAATGTTGCAGTTGAAAAAGTATTCAAAGGTTAA
- the rplR gene encoding 50S ribosomal protein L18: MTTKEERRLKIKAGVRGKISGTPERPRLTVFRSNKQIYAQVIDDTTGKTLAAASSLKMDVKAPKKEIAAKVGEQIAKVAQEAGVQAVVFDRNGYLYHGRIKELADAARNGGLKF; the protein is encoded by the coding sequence ATGACAACGAAGGAAGAAAGAAGATTAAAGATAAAAGCAGGTGTACGCGGTAAGATCTCAGGAACCCCTGAACGTCCGCGCCTGACTGTGTTTAGAAGCAACAAGCAGATCTATGCACAGGTTATAGATGATACTACAGGTAAGACTCTGGCTGCTGCATCCTCTTTGAAGATGGATGTTAAGGCTCCGAAGAAGGAGATTGCAGCCAAGGTTGGAGAACAGATCGCTAAAGTTGCCCAGGAAGCTGGTGTACAGGCTGTTGTTTTCGACCGTAACGGTTATCTGTATCACGGGAGAATTAAAGAATTAGCTGATGCTGCACGTAACGGCGGCCTTAAATTTTAA
- the rplF gene encoding 50S ribosomal protein L6: protein MSRIGKLPIHVPAGVTVTIKDNVVTVKGPKGEMTQAVNPDINVTLEDGIIHLTRPTDEKNHRALHGLYRSLINNMVIGCSEGYKKELELVGVGYRVTNTGQLLDLSLGYTHNIYMQLPKEVKVETKAERNKNPLIILESADKQLLGQICAKIRSFRMPEPYKGKGIKFVGEEIRRKSGKSAGK from the coding sequence ATGTCAAGAATAGGAAAATTACCAATTCATGTACCGGCCGGTGTTACGGTTACCATTAAGGATAATGTAGTGACTGTAAAAGGTCCCAAAGGCGAAATGACTCAGGCTGTGAATCCTGATATTAATGTGACTTTGGAAGATGGAATCATTCATCTGACACGTCCGACAGACGAAAAGAACCATCGTGCTCTGCACGGTTTGTATCGTTCGCTGATCAACAACATGGTGATCGGCTGTTCAGAAGGATACAAAAAAGAATTGGAACTTGTCGGTGTTGGTTACCGTGTGACAAATACAGGTCAGCTGTTAGATCTTTCTTTAGGTTATACTCACAACATTTATATGCAGTTGCCTAAGGAAGTGAAAGTTGAGACAAAGGCAGAGAGAAATAAGAATCCTCTTATTATCCTTGAATCGGCTGATAAACAATTACTGGGACAGATTTGTGCAAAGATTCGTTCATTCAGAATGCCAGAACCGTATAAAGGTAAAGGTATCAAGTTCGTGGGTGAAGAAATTCGCAGAAAGTCTGGTAAATCAGCAGGTAAGTAA
- the rpsH gene encoding 30S ribosomal protein S8, with protein sequence MTDPIADYLTRLRNAIKAKHRVVEVPASNLKKEITKILFDKGYILNFKFVEDGPQGTIKIALKYDLVNKVNAIKKLERVSTPGLRKYTGYKEMPRVLNGLGIAVLSTSKGVMTDKEARDLKIGGEVLCYVY encoded by the coding sequence ATGACAGATCCTATTGCAGATTATTTGACAAGATTGCGTAATGCGATCAAAGCGAAGCACAGAGTTGTTGAAGTGCCGGCGTCAAATTTAAAGAAAGAGATCACTAAGATCCTTTTCGACAAGGGCTACATTCTTAATTTTAAGTTTGTAGAAGATGGTCCTCAAGGTACAATTAAGATTGCCTTGAAGTATGACCTGGTAAACAAAGTAAATGCAATCAAGAAACTTGAGAGAGTTTCTACCCCTGGTTTGCGTAAGTACACTGGTTACAAGGAAATGCCGAGAGTATTGAATGGTTTAGGTATTGCCGTTCTTTCTACTTCTAAAGGTGTGATGACAGACAAAGAAGCCCGTGATCTGAAGATCGGTGGTGAAGTATTATGTTATGTTTATTAA
- the rpsN gene encoding 30S ribosomal protein S14, with protein MAKESMKAREVKRAKLVAKYAAKRAELKAAGDYEALQALPKNASPVRLHNRCKITGRPKGYVRQFGISRIQLREMASHGLIPGVKKASW; from the coding sequence ATGGCAAAGGAATCAATGAAAGCCCGTGAGGTGAAAAGAGCAAAGCTCGTAGCTAAATATGCTGCTAAAAGAGCAGAATTGAAAGCAGCAGGTGACTATGAAGCTTTACAGGCTTTACCTAAAAATGCTTCTCCTGTACGTTTGCACAATCGTTGCAAAATTACAGGTCGTCCGAAAGGCTATGTACGCCAGTTCGGTATTTCTCGTATTCAACTGCGTGAAATGGCATCTCATGGTTTAATCCCGGGTGTAAAGAAAGCAAGTTGGTAA
- the rplE gene encoding 50S ribosomal protein L5, with the protein MSNTASLKKEYQDRIVPALTKEFGYKTVMQVPVLKKIVINQGLGMAAADKKIIDIAISELSTITGQKAVATVSKKDISNFKLRKKMPIGVMVTLRREQMYEFLERLVRVALPRIRDFKGIESKLDGRGNYTLGIQEQIIFPEINIDNITKILGMNITFVTSAKTDEEGYALLREFGLPFKNAKKD; encoded by the coding sequence ATGAGCAATACTGCCAGTCTTAAGAAAGAATATCAGGACAGAATTGTTCCTGCTTTGACGAAAGAGTTCGGTTATAAAACCGTAATGCAGGTTCCCGTACTGAAGAAGATTGTTATCAATCAGGGTTTGGGTATGGCTGCTGCAGATAAGAAGATTATCGATATCGCCATCAGCGAATTGTCTACAATCACAGGCCAGAAGGCTGTTGCGACAGTTTCAAAGAAGGATATCTCTAACTTCAAGTTGCGTAAGAAAATGCCGATCGGTGTAATGGTGACATTGCGTCGTGAACAGATGTACGAATTCTTGGAAAGACTCGTTCGCGTAGCTCTTCCCCGTATTCGTGACTTCAAGGGAATCGAAAGCAAATTGGACGGAAGAGGCAATTATACCCTCGGAATTCAGGAACAAATTATTTTCCCTGAAATAAATATCGATAATATTACCAAAATATTGGGAATGAATATTACCTTTGTGACCTCTGCGAAAACAGACGAAGAAGGGTATGCTCTCTTGAGAGAATTTGGGTTGCCTTTTAAAAATGCAAAAAAAGACTAA
- the rplX gene encoding 50S ribosomal protein L24: MSKLHIKKGDIVFVNAGEDKGKTGRVLEVLVKDNRAIVEGINMVSKHTKPNAKNPQGGIEKKEAPIHISNLNVVDPKSGKPTRIGRKLDEKGALVRYSKKSGEEIK, encoded by the coding sequence ATGAGCAAATTACATATCAAAAAAGGCGATATAGTTTTTGTTAATGCCGGCGAAGACAAAGGTAAGACAGGTCGTGTTTTAGAAGTTCTTGTAAAAGACAACCGTGCCATTGTAGAAGGTATTAATATGGTATCAAAGCATACCAAGCCTAATGCAAAGAATCCTCAAGGAGGTATTGAAAAGAAGGAAGCACCTATTCATATTTCTAACCTGAACGTTGTTGACCCGAAATCCGGTAAGCCGACACGTATCGGTCGTAAGTTAGACGAAAAAGGTGCTTTAGTGCGTTATTCTAAAAAATCAGGGGAGGAAATTAAGTAA
- the rplN gene encoding 50S ribosomal protein L14: protein MIQQESRLVVADNSGAKEALCIRVLGGTRKRYASVGDVIVVAIKSVIPASDVKKGAVSKAIIVRTKKEIRRPDGSYIRFDDNACVLLNAGGDIRGSRIFGPVARELRATNMKIVSLAPEVL from the coding sequence ATGATACAACAAGAATCAAGACTAGTAGTAGCAGATAACAGTGGTGCTAAAGAAGCGTTGTGTATTCGCGTTTTAGGCGGAACAAGAAAACGTTATGCCTCTGTAGGGGATGTGATTGTAGTAGCAATTAAAAGTGTAATCCCGGCAAGTGATGTGAAGAAGGGTGCTGTTTCTAAGGCTATCATTGTTCGCACTAAAAAGGAAATCCGCCGCCCGGATGGTTCATACATCCGTTTCGATGATAACGCTTGCGTATTGTTGAACGCCGGTGGTGATATTCGTGGAAGCCGTATCTTTGGTCCGGTTGCCAGAGAACTTCGTGCAACAAACATGAAAATTGTTTCACTTGCACCTGAAGTGCTTTAA
- the rpsQ gene encoding 30S ribosomal protein S17, with the protein METRNLRKERTGVVTSNKMDKSITVAIKWKEKHPIYGKFVNKTKKYHAHDEKNECGIGDTVKIMETRPLSKTKRWRLVQIIERAK; encoded by the coding sequence ATGGAAACTAGAAATTTAAGAAAAGAAAGAACGGGCGTGGTTACCAGCAACAAGATGGATAAGAGCATCACTGTTGCGATTAAATGGAAGGAAAAACACCCCATTTATGGAAAGTTCGTTAATAAGACGAAGAAATATCATGCTCATGACGAAAAGAATGAATGCGGTATCGGTGATACTGTAAAGATTATGGAAACTCGTCCTTTGAGCAAAACAAAAAGATGGAGATTAGTTCAAATAATCGAAAGGGCTAAGTAA
- the rpmC gene encoding 50S ribosomal protein L29, which produces MKIAEIRELSTKELVERIDAEVAAYDQKVINHSISPSENPAQIKQQRRMIARMKTELRQRELNNK; this is translated from the coding sequence ATGAAGATTGCAGAAATTAGAGAATTAAGCACGAAGGAGCTAGTAGAAAGAATTGATGCTGAAGTGGCTGCTTACGATCAGAAAGTGATCAACCACAGCATTTCTCCGAGTGAAAACCCTGCTCAGATTAAACAACAACGCAGGATGATTGCGCGCATGAAAACAGAATTGCGCCAGAGAGAACTTAACAACAAATAA
- the rplP gene encoding 50S ribosomal protein L16 → MLQPKKTKFRRQQKGRMKGEAQRGNQLAFGSFGIKALENKWITGRQIEAARIAVTRYMQRQGQVWVRIFPDKPITKKPAEVRMGKGKGNPEGFVAPVTPGRLIFEIEGVPFDIAKEALRLAAQKLPVTTKFVVRRDYDMANQNA, encoded by the coding sequence ATGTTACAACCAAAGAAAACCAAGTTCAGAAGACAGCAGAAAGGTCGCATGAAGGGCGAAGCTCAGCGTGGCAACCAGCTGGCATTCGGTTCGTTTGGTATAAAAGCGTTAGAAAATAAATGGATTACCGGTCGTCAGATCGAAGCTGCTCGTATCGCGGTAACTCGTTATATGCAACGTCAGGGTCAGGTTTGGGTTCGTATTTTCCCGGATAAACCAATCACAAAGAAGCCTGCTGAAGTACGTATGGGTAAAGGTAAAGGTAATCCCGAAGGGTTTGTTGCGCCTGTTACTCCAGGTCGTTTGATTTTCGAAATCGAAGGGGTTCCTTTTGATATTGCTAAAGAAGCTTTGCGCTTGGCCGCACAAAAGCTTCCGGTAACAACAAAGTTTGTTGTGAGACGTGATTATGATATGGCTAATCAAAATGCGTAA
- the rpsC gene encoding 30S ribosomal protein S3, whose translation MGQKVNPVSNRLGIIRGWDSNWYGGKKYGDTLLEDSKIRKYLNARLAKASVSRVVIERTLKLITITVCTSRPGIIIGKGGQEVDKLKEELKKITDKEVQINIFEVKRPELDAVIVANNIARQLEGKIAYRRAIKMAIASTMRMGAEGIKVQVSGRLNGAEMARSEMYKEGRTPLHTFRADIDYALAEALTKVGLIGVKVWICRGEVYGKRDLAPSFAASKDSGRRNENAGGSRDKNFKRKKANR comes from the coding sequence ATGGGACAAAAAGTTAATCCGGTTAGTAATCGTTTGGGAATCATCCGTGGTTGGGATTCCAATTGGTATGGCGGCAAAAAATACGGAGACACTTTGCTGGAAGATAGCAAAATCCGTAAATATCTGAATGCTCGTCTTGCTAAGGCTAGTGTATCTCGCGTCGTTATTGAACGTACGCTGAAGTTGATTACAATCACAGTTTGCACATCACGTCCGGGTATCATCATCGGTAAAGGTGGTCAGGAAGTTGATAAGTTGAAAGAAGAGTTGAAGAAAATTACCGACAAAGAAGTTCAGATCAACATCTTTGAGGTAAAAAGACCCGAATTGGACGCAGTTATCGTTGCAAACAATATTGCTCGTCAGCTTGAAGGAAAAATTGCTTACCGTCGTGCTATCAAGATGGCTATCGCCTCTACCATGAGAATGGGTGCCGAAGGTATTAAAGTGCAAGTCTCTGGTCGTTTGAATGGTGCTGAAATGGCTCGTTCAGAAATGTATAAAGAAGGAAGAACTCCGTTACACACATTCAGAGCAGATATTGATTATGCTTTGGCTGAAGCGTTGACGAAGGTTGGTTTGATCGGCGTTAAGGTTTGGATTTGCCGTGGTGAAGTTTATGGTAAGAGAGATCTTGCACCTTCATTCGCTGCTTCTAAAGATTCAGGTCGCAGAAATGAGAATGCCGGCGGCAGCAGAGATAAGAACTTCAAGAGAAAGAAAGCTAATCGTTAA
- the rplV gene encoding 50S ribosomal protein L22 has product MGARKRISAEARKEAQKTMYFAKLRNVPTSPRKMRLVVDMIRGMEVFRALGVLKFSNKEAAARVEKLLRSAIANWEQKNERKAEAGELCVSSISVDCATTLKRMRPAPQGRGYRIRKRSNHVTLFVDTLSKNDSQN; this is encoded by the coding sequence ATGGGTGCTAGAAAAAGAATATCAGCTGAAGCAAGAAAAGAAGCTCAGAAGACCATGTACTTCGCAAAGTTGCGGAACGTGCCGACTTCTCCCCGCAAGATGCGTCTCGTTGTAGACATGATCCGTGGAATGGAAGTATTCCGTGCACTTGGTGTTTTGAAGTTTTCTAACAAGGAAGCTGCAGCAAGAGTAGAAAAATTGCTTCGTTCAGCTATTGCCAATTGGGAACAGAAAAATGAACGTAAAGCAGAAGCTGGAGAGTTGTGCGTATCTTCAATCAGCGTAGATTGCGCTACTACATTGAAGAGAATGCGTCCGGCTCCTCAGGGAAGAGGATACAGAATTCGTAAACGTTCGAACCATGTAACTCTGTTTGTTGATACACTTAGTAAAAACGATAGTCAAAATTAA
- the rpsS gene encoding 30S ribosomal protein S19, with translation MSRSLKKGPYINVKLEKKVLAMNESGKKAVVKTWARASMISPDFVGHTIAVHNGNKFIPVFVTENMVGHKLGEFSPTRTFRGHAGNKKK, from the coding sequence ATGAGTCGTTCGCTAAAAAAAGGCCCGTATATTAATGTAAAGCTTGAAAAGAAAGTCTTGGCTATGAATGAGTCAGGAAAGAAGGCGGTCGTTAAGACATGGGCAAGAGCTTCAATGATTTCGCCTGACTTTGTAGGCCATACTATTGCAGTTCACAATGGAAATAAATTTATTCCTGTTTTTGTAACCGAGAACATGGTAGGTCATAAACTGGGAGAGTTTTCTCCTACTCGTACGTTCCGTGGTCACGCCGGTAACAAGAAAAAATAA
- the rplB gene encoding 50S ribosomal protein L2 yields MGIRKLKPTTPGQRHKVIGAFDKITASTPEKSLVVGKKSTGGRNNTGKMTMRYLGGGHKQKYRFIDFKRNKDGIPATVKSIEYDPNRTSRIALLYYADGAKSYIIAPNGLEVGQTVVSGSEAAPEVGNTLPMANIPVGTIIHNIELRPGQGAKLVRSAGAFAQLTSKEGAYAIIKMPSGETRKILAACKATIGSVGNSDHGLEKSGKAGRSRWLGRRPHNRGVVMNPVDHPMGGGEGRASGGHPRSRNGLYAKGLKTRAPKKHSSKYIIERRKK; encoded by the coding sequence ATGGGAATACGTAAATTAAAGCCCACAACACCGGGGCAGAGACACAAAGTTATTGGTGCATTTGATAAAATCACTGCAAGTACACCAGAAAAGTCTCTTGTAGTAGGTAAGAAGAGTACAGGTGGTCGTAATAACACTGGTAAGATGACAATGCGTTATCTTGGTGGCGGTCACAAACAGAAGTACAGATTTATCGATTTCAAGAGAAACAAAGATGGCATTCCTGCAACAGTTAAGTCTATCGAGTATGATCCTAACCGTACATCTCGTATCGCACTGTTGTATTACGCAGACGGAGCAAAGAGCTATATCATCGCTCCGAACGGATTGGAAGTTGGCCAGACAGTGGTTTCAGGTAGCGAAGCCGCTCCTGAGGTAGGTAATACTTTGCCTATGGCAAATATTCCCGTTGGTACTATTATTCACAACATTGAGCTTCGTCCGGGACAGGGTGCTAAGTTAGTACGTTCTGCCGGTGCTTTTGCTCAGTTGACTTCGAAAGAAGGTGCTTATGCAATTATTAAGATGCCTTCTGGCGAAACCAGAAAGATTCTTGCTGCTTGTAAGGCTACAATTGGTAGTGTAGGTAATTCAGACCATGGTCTTGAAAAATCAGGTAAAGCCGGTCGTTCTAGATGGTTAGGTCGTCGTCCTCACAACCGTGGTGTTGTAATGAACCCGGTTGATCACCCGATGGGTGGTGGTGAAGGTCGTGCTTCCGGAGGTCATCCTAGATCTCGCAATGGCTTATATGCTAAGGGCTTGAAGACAAGAGCTCCGAAGAAGCATTCTTCAAAATATATTATTGAAAGAAGAAAGAAATAA
- the rplW gene encoding 50S ribosomal protein L23, whose protein sequence is MGIIIKPIVTEKQTAITEKMDNRYGFRVSPDANKLEIKKAIEDMYNVTVVDVNTINYSGKKKSRYTKSGIINGKQSAFKKAIVTLKEGETIDFFSNI, encoded by the coding sequence ATGGGAATTATTATTAAACCTATAGTAACTGAGAAGCAAACAGCGATTACAGAAAAAATGGATAATCGCTATGGTTTTCGTGTTTCTCCTGATGCCAACAAGTTAGAGATTAAAAAAGCCATTGAGGACATGTATAATGTTACAGTAGTTGATGTTAACACCATCAACTACTCTGGAAAGAAGAAAAGTCGTTATACCAAATCTGGTATTATCAATGGCAAACAATCAGCTTTTAAGAAGGCTATCGTAACGTTGAAAGAAGGAGAAACAATTGATTTCTTTAGTAATATCTAA
- the rplD gene encoding 50S ribosomal protein L4 — protein sequence MELSVLNIKGEDTGRKVTLNDAIFGIEPNDHAIYLDVKQYLANQRQGTHKSKERSEVSGSTRKLIRQKGGGGARRGDINSPVLVGGGRVFGPKPRDYEFKLNKKVKGLARKSALTYKAKNNAIVVVEDFTLEAPKTKEFVTIAKNLKVADGKLLLVLSEKNNFVYLSARNLEKANVITASELNTYTVLNAANLVLTESSVAVIEKLFNA from the coding sequence ATGGAACTGAGCGTATTAAATATTAAAGGTGAAGATACCGGAAGAAAGGTAACATTGAACGATGCTATCTTTGGCATTGAACCCAATGATCATGCTATTTACTTGGATGTAAAACAGTATTTGGCTAATCAGCGTCAGGGAACTCACAAATCAAAGGAAAGAAGTGAAGTTTCTGGTAGTACTCGTAAATTGATCCGCCAGAAGGGTGGTGGTGGAGCTCGTCGTGGCGATATCAACTCTCCGGTATTGGTAGGTGGTGGCCGTGTATTCGGTCCGAAACCGAGAGATTATGAGTTCAAATTGAACAAGAAAGTAAAAGGCTTGGCTCGTAAGTCTGCCTTGACTTATAAAGCAAAGAATAACGCAATCGTAGTAGTAGAAGATTTCACTTTGGAAGCTCCTAAGACTAAAGAATTCGTAACAATTGCTAAGAATCTAAAAGTGGCTGACGGAAAGTTACTTTTGGTTTTATCAGAGAAAAATAATTTCGTATATTTGTCGGCCAGAAATTTAGAGAAGGCAAATGTTATAACAGCTTCTGAACTAAATACATATACAGTGTTGAACGCTGCGAATTTGGTATTGACTGAAAGTTCTGTCGCTGTTATTGAAAAACTGTTTAACGCATAA
- the rplC gene encoding 50S ribosomal protein L3: MPGLLGKKIGMTSVFSAEGKNLPCTVIEVGPCVVTQIKTLEKDGYEAVQLGFEEKKEKHTTQPEMGHFKKAGVTPKRYLAEFKNFETEYKLGDVITVDYLEDAGFVDVVGTSKGKGFQGVVKRHGFGGVGQTTHGQHNRLRAPGGIGACSYPAKVFKGMRMAGQMGNERVTVQNLQVIKVMPEHNLLLVKGSVPGAKGSILLIEK; encoded by the coding sequence ATGCCAGGATTATTAGGAAAAAAAATCGGAATGACATCCGTTTTCAGTGCCGAGGGAAAAAATCTTCCATGCACTGTTATCGAAGTGGGTCCTTGTGTAGTTACACAGATTAAGACCTTGGAAAAAGATGGCTATGAAGCTGTACAGTTAGGTTTCGAAGAGAAAAAAGAGAAACACACGACACAGCCGGAAATGGGTCACTTCAAAAAGGCAGGTGTAACTCCCAAGAGATACTTGGCCGAGTTCAAGAATTTTGAAACCGAATATAAGCTCGGTGATGTAATCACTGTAGATTATTTGGAAGATGCAGGTTTCGTTGATGTAGTAGGTACATCAAAAGGTAAAGGTTTTCAGGGTGTAGTAAAGCGTCATGGTTTCGGTGGTGTAGGTCAGACTACTCATGGTCAGCATAACCGTTTGCGTGCTCCCGGTGGTATCGGTGCCTGTTCTTACCCTGCAAAGGTATTCAAAGGTATGCGTATGGCCGGCCAAATGGGTAATGAACGTGTAACTGTTCAGAACCTGCAAGTGATCAAGGTGATGCCGGAACACAATCTTTTATTGGTTAAAGGATCTGTTCCAGGAGCAAAAGGTTCAATCTTATTAATTGAAAAGTAA
- the rpsJ gene encoding 30S ribosomal protein S10, which translates to MSQKIRIKLKSYDYSLVDKSAEKIVKTVKATGAVVSGPIPLPTHKRIFTVNRSTFVNKKSREQFELSSYKRLIDIYSSTAKTVDALMKLELPSGVEVEIKV; encoded by the coding sequence ATGAGCCAAAAGATCAGAATTAAATTAAAGTCTTACGATTATTCTCTGGTAGACAAGTCTGCCGAGAAGATCGTGAAGACGGTAAAGGCTACCGGTGCAGTTGTTAGCGGCCCGATACCTCTGCCTACGCATAAGCGTATCTTTACTGTGAACCGCTCGACTTTCGTTAACAAAAAGTCTCGTGAGCAGTTCGAACTCTCTTCTTACAAGAGATTAATCGACATCTACAGCTCGACTGCAAAAACAGTTGACGCATTGATGAAGCTGGAATTACCCAGTGGTGTTGAAGTAGAAATTAAAGTGTAA